One Nesterenkonia populi DNA window includes the following coding sequences:
- a CDS encoding glycosyltransferase family 2 protein — MQDLLWLPAYFSLARVLYSQRLDNRDLFTCLSMYSFAEDLYGMRAFTEGVDRSYYSDLLTWNGECARAGEVLDYDEPDYDRAYSQRYLSLNTVNPNVTGDKDKASEWTARLGREFTKYGLAPLQFENPESPSFYEIACDVKPVEGKDLPLVTVIMPIYEPNPATDVAIRSLLGQSWQNLEIIIIDDASPQVNDDGTPTPYREQLEAWAAKDSRIRLVLCEQNRGAYAVRNDAFDIARGEFVTIADKDDWHHPERIARQAKDLIKHPKKHANIVQWVRVDEDLKFQVRWGPDRVIHPSFASIMYRTEVVKQKLGYWDAVRKSADNEYKRRFELVFETKLISDDPIPMAFSLLGDDNLTSTDFGLGYRHPDREIYQRAYGAWHQDIRAGARPYMPKNPEKRLFVAPPSFLPERDKSHVPHYDVIYVSEFGMLGGNTVGLMQEIQASLDAGLKVGFLALQNGLAPNASKRRMVPELERLFLEGRLDWLTLDRAVTTPLMVLHWPAVMQLATGLESKIQADRIVSVANQLPAQLGGDGRYYSVDQVSQNCLQTFGLKPVWAPQTAVAREFITSQLPPQELSETNWTSVVAYAPDLEPRQPDPERSPVIGRPVEETETHWPLKSVRSQAYPVSGTPRVALRSDAEVLRQRGVVGADGIPDQWLVEHPSEEGVLDYIEGLDFLVHYSDQPWTESVEPCVVAALKAGTPVILDPSFEPVYGEAAVYAAPREARRTVEGLWKDVDAYAARQQRGLDFLRQHRSSEPYIDRLRSGGSTGEPEAAAAI, encoded by the coding sequence ATGCAGGATCTGCTGTGGCTTCCGGCGTATTTCTCTTTGGCTCGGGTGCTCTACAGCCAGCGCCTCGATAACAGGGATCTCTTTACATGCCTCTCGATGTACTCATTCGCGGAGGACCTCTATGGGATGCGTGCCTTCACCGAGGGGGTGGACCGTTCCTACTACTCGGACCTGCTGACTTGGAACGGGGAATGCGCCAGAGCCGGTGAAGTTCTCGACTATGACGAGCCTGACTATGACCGTGCATATTCGCAGCGGTACCTGAGTCTGAACACGGTCAACCCGAACGTCACCGGCGACAAGGACAAGGCCTCCGAGTGGACTGCGCGTTTGGGCAGGGAGTTCACCAAGTACGGACTGGCGCCTCTGCAGTTCGAAAATCCCGAGAGTCCCTCCTTCTACGAGATTGCCTGCGATGTGAAGCCGGTGGAAGGCAAAGACCTGCCCCTGGTCACGGTCATCATGCCCATTTATGAGCCGAATCCGGCCACTGACGTAGCTATTCGTTCTTTGCTCGGGCAGTCCTGGCAGAACCTCGAGATCATCATCATCGACGACGCATCTCCGCAGGTGAACGACGACGGCACACCGACGCCTTACCGCGAGCAGCTGGAAGCCTGGGCGGCGAAGGACAGCCGGATTCGCCTGGTGCTGTGCGAGCAGAATCGGGGTGCCTACGCGGTCCGCAACGACGCCTTCGACATCGCTCGGGGAGAGTTCGTCACCATCGCGGACAAGGACGACTGGCATCACCCTGAACGTATCGCTCGTCAGGCGAAGGACCTCATCAAGCACCCGAAGAAGCACGCGAACATCGTGCAGTGGGTTCGTGTGGATGAAGACTTGAAGTTCCAAGTCCGGTGGGGCCCCGACCGGGTGATTCACCCGAGTTTCGCGTCCATCATGTACCGCACCGAGGTGGTCAAGCAGAAGTTGGGCTACTGGGATGCAGTTCGTAAGTCTGCGGACAACGAATACAAACGACGCTTTGAGCTGGTCTTCGAGACCAAGTTGATTTCGGACGACCCCATCCCCATGGCTTTCTCGCTTCTGGGTGATGACAACCTGACCTCCACGGACTTCGGACTGGGATACAGGCATCCCGACCGCGAGATCTACCAGCGTGCCTACGGCGCTTGGCACCAGGATATCCGTGCCGGCGCCAGGCCTTACATGCCGAAGAACCCGGAGAAGCGACTGTTCGTGGCGCCTCCGTCCTTCCTGCCCGAGCGCGACAAATCACATGTGCCGCATTACGACGTGATCTACGTTTCAGAGTTCGGCATGCTTGGCGGCAACACCGTGGGACTTATGCAGGAGATCCAGGCCTCGTTGGACGCAGGGCTCAAAGTCGGCTTCCTCGCTCTGCAGAACGGTCTGGCTCCGAATGCTTCCAAGCGCCGCATGGTGCCCGAGCTCGAGCGGCTCTTCCTGGAAGGCAGGCTCGACTGGCTGACGCTGGATCGGGCTGTCACCACTCCGCTGATGGTCCTGCATTGGCCTGCCGTCATGCAGCTTGCCACTGGTCTTGAGTCTAAGATACAGGCGGACCGGATCGTGTCCGTCGCAAACCAGCTCCCTGCCCAGCTTGGCGGCGATGGCCGCTATTACTCGGTCGATCAGGTCAGCCAGAACTGCCTGCAGACCTTCGGGCTGAAGCCTGTTTGGGCACCCCAGACAGCGGTGGCGCGTGAGTTCATCACGAGTCAGCTTCCTCCGCAGGAACTGTCGGAGACGAACTGGACCTCGGTCGTCGCCTATGCACCCGATCTCGAACCGAGGCAGCCTGACCCCGAACGTTCTCCAGTGATCGGGCGGCCCGTTGAGGAGACCGAGACGCACTGGCCGTTGAAATCGGTTCGAAGTCAGGCCTATCCCGTGAGCGGCACTCCGCGAGTAGCCCTGCGCTCTGACGCTGAGGTGCTTCGTCAGCGAGGTGTTGTTGGAGCTGACGGGATCCCTGACCAGTGGCTCGTGGAGCACCCGAGCGAGGAAGGAGTGCTTGACTACATCGAAGGGCTCGACTTCCTCGTCCACTATTCAGATCAGCCTTGGACCGAATCGGTGGAACCCTGCGTAGTGGCAGCCCTGAAGGCGGGAACTCCCGTGATTCTTGATCCTTCGTTCGAGCCTGTGTATGGAGAGGCGGCTGTGTACGCCGCCCCCCGAGAGGCACGGCGGACAGTCGAGGGACTGTGGAAGGACGTTGATGCCTACGCTGCACGGCAGCAGCGAGGATTGGATTTTCTGCGTCAGCACAGGTCTTCGGAGCCCTATATCGACAGGCTTCGGAGCGGGGGCTCCACCGGTGAGCCGGAAGCAGCTGCAGCG
- a CDS encoding ABC transporter permease: MAAVTAEAPYTLGAKRVVEMDGRRLSRVGARPTLLQYMKDLWRFRHFLIYDSRARTSSQNNMDSLGRVWMIINPLLQAAVYFFIFGYILETHRDVVNFLGYLIIGVLTFRFITGAVTSGSTSIAGNQSVVQSFNFPRACLPISTVIRELFATVPIFVVMALIVYFMGDYQVGDMERAEITLGWDWLIFFPVIFLALLVMTGLGLMLARLVAKYNDVKHLIQVATRLWFYASAVIFSVERFSDLGHDWIITVMHFNPAFCILDIIRDAWLYDGIGEPFRWAVLIGWAIGAMVIGMIVFWRGEETYGRER; the protein is encoded by the coding sequence ATGGCAGCTGTGACAGCTGAGGCGCCGTACACGCTCGGCGCCAAGCGAGTCGTAGAGATGGACGGCCGCAGGCTCTCCCGCGTCGGTGCCCGCCCCACCCTCCTGCAGTACATGAAGGACCTCTGGCGATTCCGCCACTTCCTCATCTACGACTCCCGAGCCCGCACGTCTTCGCAGAACAACATGGACTCGCTCGGCCGCGTCTGGATGATCATCAACCCCCTCCTGCAGGCCGCCGTCTACTTCTTCATCTTCGGCTACATCCTCGAGACCCACCGCGACGTGGTGAACTTCCTCGGATACCTCATCATCGGAGTGCTGACCTTCCGGTTCATCACCGGAGCAGTCACCAGCGGCTCCACCTCCATCGCCGGCAATCAGAGCGTCGTCCAATCGTTCAACTTCCCGCGAGCCTGCCTGCCCATCTCCACCGTCATCCGTGAGCTCTTCGCCACCGTGCCCATCTTCGTGGTCATGGCACTCATCGTCTACTTCATGGGCGACTACCAAGTCGGTGACATGGAACGAGCCGAGATCACCCTCGGATGGGACTGGCTCATCTTCTTCCCCGTGATTTTCCTCGCCCTCTTGGTCATGACCGGGCTGGGCCTGATGCTGGCTCGCCTGGTGGCCAAGTACAACGACGTCAAACACCTCATCCAGGTGGCCACGCGCCTCTGGTTCTACGCCTCCGCGGTGATCTTCAGCGTGGAACGCTTCTCGGACCTGGGCCACGACTGGATCATCACCGTGATGCACTTCAACCCCGCGTTCTGCATCCTCGACATCATCCGTGACGCCTGGCTCTACGACGGCATCGGCGAACCCTTCCGCTGGGCCGTGCTCATCGGCTGGGCCATCGGCGCGATGGTCATCGGCATGATCGTCTTCTGGCGCGGCGAAGAGACCTACGGACGGGAGCGCTGA
- a CDS encoding ABC transporter ATP-binding protein, translating into MTASAYTPRRANWLTSPEAEGLDTDPEILTDGFGDIEEIAWDDAPLTHSAPVVETVDPENVSVAVDGASKTYRVRSSNEYLKEKHKAARQVKRVLGSGWLEVPALQPVSFVVNRGETVGVIGTNGSGKSTLMKLLTGKIRPTDGEVYATSTPVMLGVNAALVKEISGRENIRLGCLAMGLSPKETQDRFPLIVEISGLQDSLDMPLKAYSSGMASRLQFAIATAVDPDILLIDEALNTGDAKFRARTKERLDEVREQAGCVFLVSHSLGTIKQMCTRVLWIEQGQLLADGDPEWVCSQYQEYTDHSSNGRRRSAQIVYDRTLLKLSPVQVEFADGTRPKKAAPA; encoded by the coding sequence ATGACAGCATCCGCCTACACCCCCCGCCGCGCCAACTGGCTCACCTCCCCCGAAGCCGAAGGGCTCGACACCGACCCCGAGATCCTCACTGACGGGTTCGGCGACATCGAAGAGATCGCCTGGGACGACGCCCCCCTCACTCACAGCGCACCCGTCGTCGAGACCGTCGACCCCGAGAACGTCTCCGTCGCCGTCGACGGCGCCTCCAAGACCTACCGCGTCCGCTCCAGCAACGAATACCTCAAAGAGAAGCACAAGGCCGCCCGCCAGGTGAAGAGAGTCCTCGGCTCCGGCTGGCTCGAAGTCCCCGCTCTGCAGCCCGTCAGCTTTGTGGTCAACCGCGGCGAAACCGTCGGCGTGATCGGCACCAACGGGTCAGGAAAGTCCACCCTGATGAAGCTGCTCACCGGAAAAATCCGTCCCACCGACGGAGAGGTCTACGCCACCTCCACCCCCGTGATGCTCGGCGTCAACGCCGCCCTCGTCAAAGAAATCTCCGGACGAGAGAACATCCGCCTCGGCTGCCTCGCCATGGGCCTCTCCCCCAAAGAGACGCAAGACCGCTTCCCCCTGATCGTAGAGATCTCCGGACTCCAGGATTCTCTCGACATGCCCCTGAAGGCATACTCCTCCGGCATGGCTTCCCGGCTGCAGTTCGCCATCGCCACCGCCGTGGACCCCGACATTCTCCTCATCGACGAAGCCCTCAACACCGGCGACGCCAAATTCCGGGCACGCACCAAAGAACGGCTCGACGAAGTCCGTGAACAGGCCGGCTGCGTCTTCCTCGTCTCCCACTCCCTCGGCACCATCAAACAGATGTGCACCCGAGTGCTGTGGATAGAGCAGGGCCAGCTCCTCGCCGACGGCGACCCCGAATGGGTCTGCTCCCAGTACCAGGAGTACACCGACCATTCCTCCAACGGGCGACGCCGCTCAGCGCAGATCGTCTACGACCGCACCCTGCTGAAGCTCTCCCCCGTCCAGGTCGAATTCGCCGACGGCACGCGCCCCAAAAAAGCAGCGCCCGCCTGA
- the ndk gene encoding nucleoside-diphosphate kinase, with product MSEQTLVLIKPDGVERGLTGEVLRRIEAKGYRIAELTKLTATPAQLAEHYAEHEGKPFFQPLVDFMLSGPIVAAVVEGEGVIAGFRSLCGVSDPTAAAPGTIRGDLGRDWGEKVQKNLVHGSDSPESAEREISIWFG from the coding sequence ATGAGCGAACAGACTTTGGTGCTCATCAAGCCCGATGGTGTGGAGCGTGGCCTGACCGGTGAGGTCCTGCGCCGTATCGAGGCTAAGGGCTACCGAATCGCAGAGCTGACGAAGCTGACCGCCACCCCGGCGCAGCTCGCCGAGCACTACGCGGAGCACGAGGGCAAGCCCTTCTTCCAGCCGCTGGTGGACTTCATGCTCTCCGGCCCCATCGTGGCCGCCGTGGTGGAGGGTGAGGGCGTCATCGCCGGCTTCCGCTCCCTCTGCGGCGTCTCCGACCCCACGGCGGCGGCTCCGGGAACCATTCGTGGTGACTTGGGCCGCGACTGGGGGGAGAAGGTTCAGAAGAATCTCGTCCACGGCTCGGATTCCCCGGAGTCTGCGGAGCGCGAGATCAGCATCTGGTTCGGCTGA
- a CDS encoding DUF4233 domain-containing protein — MAQRNRRLTKAQREWRPGQVQPPRSVKTLFASSVLCLEACLMLFFGLAAWGLNQHDWYAWWLLGGSFAIAVVLVLTCALLSRPIGYMIGWVLQFVMISAFLWTALITEYGLWVPLALIPGLGFLACWWYAVRTGAKLDVEKMERYRLEEELAAEREEKDS; from the coding sequence ATGGCTCAGAGGAACCGTCGCCTCACGAAGGCTCAGCGGGAGTGGCGGCCGGGCCAGGTTCAGCCTCCCCGTTCGGTCAAGACGCTCTTCGCCTCCTCGGTGCTGTGCCTGGAGGCATGCCTGATGCTGTTCTTCGGGCTGGCCGCCTGGGGGCTGAACCAGCACGACTGGTACGCCTGGTGGCTGCTGGGCGGATCGTTCGCGATCGCTGTGGTGCTGGTGCTGACGTGCGCCCTGCTGAGCAGGCCGATCGGCTACATGATCGGCTGGGTGCTGCAGTTTGTGATGATCTCAGCGTTCCTCTGGACCGCCCTGATCACCGAGTACGGCCTGTGGGTTCCGCTGGCGCTGATCCCGGGGTTAGGGTTCCTGGCCTGCTGGTGGTATGCGGTGAGAACCGGCGCCAAGCTGGACGTTGAAAAGATGGAAAGATACAGGCTGGAAGAAGAACTGGCCGCCGAACGTGAGGAGAAGGATTCATGA
- a CDS encoding bifunctional folylpolyglutamate synthase/dihydrofolate synthase, producing the protein MPENSLTPGEPFDQFSVASVYAEMLARAPENQTHPRLEPVRMAMDVLGNPERSAPAIHITGTNGKTSTARMIEAGLLAHDLRTGRYGSPHMGAVTERISIDGVPVSDETFVRIWDEIRPYIGMVDEKLTAEGEAPLTLFECLTVLAFAVFADEPVDVMVLEVGLGGAWDATNVVEGQVQVVTPISLDHTEMLGDSEHDIALEKAGIIKPGGFLISAAQVPEAADVLLEAAREADVPFRFEGVEFGVESRLPGVGGQQVTVQGIAGRYPELLLALHGAHQAENFALAVAALEALIGGGEQELNMENLQLACEHITSPGRLETLRTGPAIIADAAHNPAGLEASALALKESFGLDKLVLVVGILQEKDVRAMMTTLYEQYEDLVSEICFTQSVSPRAVPAEELVSMAADAGFREEDLHTTERLDEAIDWAVARVDEDGATVSGGVLITGSITLVGEARTLLGAEDDRLRKDS; encoded by the coding sequence ATGCCCGAGAATTCTTTGACCCCTGGAGAGCCGTTCGACCAGTTCTCCGTGGCCTCCGTCTACGCGGAGATGCTCGCCCGTGCACCAGAGAACCAGACGCACCCTCGGCTGGAGCCGGTGCGCATGGCCATGGATGTGCTGGGGAACCCGGAGCGCTCCGCTCCGGCCATCCACATCACCGGCACCAACGGGAAGACCTCCACGGCCCGGATGATCGAGGCGGGCCTGCTGGCCCATGACCTCCGCACCGGCCGGTACGGCTCCCCGCATATGGGGGCGGTGACGGAACGGATCAGCATCGACGGCGTGCCGGTCTCGGATGAGACGTTCGTGCGGATCTGGGACGAGATCCGCCCTTACATCGGGATGGTCGATGAGAAGCTGACCGCCGAGGGCGAGGCGCCGCTGACGCTGTTCGAATGCCTGACGGTGCTGGCCTTCGCGGTGTTCGCCGATGAGCCGGTGGATGTCATGGTCCTGGAGGTGGGCCTGGGCGGCGCCTGGGACGCCACTAATGTGGTGGAGGGCCAGGTGCAGGTCGTCACCCCGATCAGCCTGGACCACACCGAGATGCTGGGGGACTCCGAGCATGACATCGCCTTGGAGAAGGCCGGGATCATCAAGCCCGGCGGGTTCCTGATCTCGGCTGCCCAGGTGCCTGAGGCGGCCGATGTGCTGCTGGAGGCCGCACGGGAGGCGGACGTGCCGTTCCGGTTCGAGGGCGTGGAATTCGGTGTGGAGTCCAGACTGCCGGGTGTGGGAGGCCAGCAGGTCACCGTCCAGGGGATCGCTGGACGCTACCCGGAGCTGCTGCTGGCGCTGCACGGCGCTCACCAGGCGGAGAACTTCGCTTTGGCAGTGGCCGCCCTGGAGGCGCTCATCGGGGGCGGGGAGCAGGAGCTGAATATGGAGAACCTGCAGCTGGCCTGTGAGCACATCACCAGCCCCGGCCGGCTTGAGACGCTGCGCACGGGCCCGGCGATCATCGCTGATGCTGCGCACAACCCAGCCGGTCTTGAGGCGTCCGCTCTGGCGCTGAAGGAGAGCTTCGGACTGGACAAGCTGGTGCTCGTCGTCGGCATTCTTCAGGAGAAGGACGTCCGGGCGATGATGACCACCCTGTACGAGCAGTACGAGGATCTGGTCAGTGAGATCTGCTTCACCCAGTCGGTCTCGCCGCGCGCGGTCCCGGCTGAGGAGCTGGTCTCGATGGCGGCTGATGCCGGCTTCCGGGAGGAGGACCTGCACACCACGGAGCGCCTGGACGAGGCAATCGACTGGGCTGTTGCCCGTGTGGATGAGGACGGTGCCACGGTCAGCGGGGGAGTGCTCATCACCGGGTCGATCACCCTGGTGGGAGAGGCTCGCACCCTGCTGGGCGCTGAGGACGACCGACTGCGGAAGGACAGCTGA
- the ileS gene encoding isoleucine--tRNA ligase has protein sequence MTETSPVYPRASSGEKREVPTSVRFPEIEERILKHWESDGTFKASVEQRQGEEFVFYDGPPFANGLPHYGHLLTGYAKDLIPRYRTMRGQKVERRFGWDTHGLPAELSAMKELGMTDKAEIESMGIDRFNDACRSNVLKFTREWEDYVSRQARWVDFENDYRTLNVEFMESVIWAFKQLHEKGLTYQGFRVLPYCWKDETPLSNHELRMDDEVYQDRQDPSVTVAFPITEGPEELIGVNLLAWTTTPWTLPTNFSVAVGPEVEYVVVEAPSASPVPGRVMLAKDLLADYAEDLGFAASEEAAAAEQAASAVVGTYRGKQLAGLRYKPLWGYYADAEKWGTEQAFQVLVEDYVTTTDGTGLVHQASAYGEEDQRSSEEAGIPVILSVDSGAKFLPMFAEPTPSGDAPLAEIAGKQVFDANRTIINRLKADGRLVQEKSYVHSYPHCWRCRTPLIYKAVTSWYVAVTQFKDRMVELNEQINWIPENVKHGQFGKWLENARDWSISRNRYWGSPIPVWVSDDPNYPRTEVYGSLDELKDAFGDYPRNAAGEPDLHRPWIDSLTRPNPDDPTGKSRMVRVEDVLDVWFDSGSMQFAQVHYPFENADWFEGHHPADFIVEYIGQTRGWFYTMHVLAAALFDRPAFTNVISHGIVLGSDGQKMSKSLQNYPDVNEVFDRDGSDAMRWFLMSSPILRGGNLIVTEEGIREGVRQVLLPMWNAWHFFALYANTADGGRGYQAKTVRAEDVENPLDHYILAAAGDLVREVTEALDEFAIAEAAEALRRFAETLTNWYIRRSRARFYAEDRTAYDVLCTVLETFTRVAAPMLPLVSEEIWRGLTGGRSVHLTDWPNPEDYLRDEQAVERMERTRAITSAGSALRKQAKIRVRQPLKRLTVVVPGADQLSGTYQEIIAEELNLKAVDLLEAAETEESDFGIGRQLVVNARAAGPRLGKDVQHAIKGAKSGDWSVQDGAVTAGGLQLQEGEYELTTTVSEEAGDRTVTTLDAGFLVLDTELTDELVAEGTARDVIRIVQAARKDAGLNVSDRIRTVLVAAPEIISAVDEHAELVTEDTLTVDLDLVEDPAAEEPKADVVVVESS, from the coding sequence ATGACTGAGACTTCTCCCGTCTACCCTCGTGCTTCCTCTGGTGAGAAGCGTGAGGTTCCCACCTCTGTGCGCTTCCCCGAGATTGAGGAGCGGATCCTCAAGCACTGGGAATCCGACGGCACCTTCAAAGCGTCCGTGGAGCAGCGTCAGGGCGAGGAGTTCGTCTTCTACGACGGGCCGCCGTTCGCCAACGGCCTGCCCCACTACGGGCACCTGCTGACCGGCTACGCCAAGGACCTGATCCCGCGCTACCGAACCATGCGCGGCCAGAAGGTCGAGCGCCGGTTCGGCTGGGACACCCACGGCCTGCCCGCCGAGCTCTCCGCGATGAAGGAGCTCGGCATGACGGACAAGGCCGAGATCGAGTCGATGGGCATCGACAGGTTCAACGACGCGTGCCGGTCCAACGTGCTGAAGTTCACCCGCGAGTGGGAGGACTACGTGTCTCGCCAGGCCCGCTGGGTGGACTTCGAGAACGACTACAGGACCCTGAATGTCGAGTTCATGGAGTCGGTCATCTGGGCGTTCAAGCAGCTGCACGAAAAGGGTCTCACCTACCAGGGGTTCCGGGTGCTGCCGTACTGCTGGAAGGACGAGACCCCGCTGTCCAACCATGAGCTGCGCATGGACGACGAGGTCTACCAGGACCGCCAGGACCCTTCCGTCACCGTCGCGTTCCCCATCACCGAGGGCCCTGAGGAGCTCATCGGAGTGAACCTGCTCGCCTGGACCACCACCCCCTGGACCCTGCCCACCAACTTCTCTGTGGCCGTGGGGCCGGAGGTGGAGTACGTCGTCGTAGAGGCTCCTTCTGCGAGCCCGGTGCCCGGCAGGGTGATGCTGGCGAAGGACCTGCTCGCCGACTACGCCGAGGACCTGGGGTTCGCTGCCTCTGAGGAGGCGGCCGCGGCAGAGCAGGCGGCCAGCGCCGTCGTCGGCACCTACCGCGGGAAGCAGCTGGCCGGGCTGCGGTACAAGCCCCTCTGGGGGTACTACGCCGACGCTGAGAAGTGGGGCACCGAGCAGGCATTCCAGGTGCTCGTGGAGGACTACGTCACCACCACCGACGGAACCGGTCTGGTCCACCAGGCCTCCGCCTACGGTGAGGAGGACCAGCGGTCCTCAGAGGAGGCGGGAATCCCTGTCATCCTCTCCGTGGACTCCGGCGCCAAGTTCCTGCCGATGTTCGCCGAGCCCACGCCGTCGGGCGACGCGCCCCTGGCAGAGATCGCTGGGAAGCAGGTCTTCGACGCCAACCGCACCATCATCAACCGGCTGAAGGCCGACGGCCGGCTGGTGCAGGAGAAGTCCTATGTGCACTCCTACCCGCACTGCTGGCGATGCCGGACCCCGCTGATCTACAAGGCGGTGACCTCCTGGTATGTGGCAGTCACCCAGTTCAAGGACCGGATGGTTGAGCTCAATGAGCAGATCAACTGGATCCCGGAGAACGTGAAGCACGGCCAGTTCGGCAAGTGGCTGGAGAACGCGCGCGACTGGTCGATCAGCCGCAACCGGTACTGGGGCAGCCCCATCCCGGTGTGGGTCTCCGACGACCCCAACTACCCCCGCACGGAGGTCTACGGGTCCTTGGACGAGCTCAAGGATGCCTTCGGCGACTATCCGCGCAATGCCGCGGGCGAGCCGGACCTGCACCGCCCCTGGATCGACAGCCTCACCCGCCCCAACCCGGACGACCCCACCGGAAAGTCCAGGATGGTCCGCGTGGAGGACGTCCTCGATGTCTGGTTCGACTCAGGGTCGATGCAGTTCGCTCAGGTGCACTACCCGTTCGAGAATGCTGACTGGTTCGAGGGCCATCACCCGGCTGACTTCATCGTGGAGTACATCGGCCAGACTCGCGGCTGGTTCTACACCATGCACGTCCTGGCTGCTGCCCTGTTCGACCGGCCTGCGTTCACCAATGTGATCAGCCACGGGATTGTGCTCGGCTCGGACGGGCAGAAGATGTCCAAGTCGCTGCAGAACTACCCGGATGTCAACGAGGTGTTCGATCGGGACGGCTCGGATGCGATGCGCTGGTTCCTGATGAGCTCGCCGATCCTGCGCGGCGGCAACCTCATCGTCACGGAGGAGGGCATCCGTGAGGGCGTCCGCCAGGTGCTGCTGCCGATGTGGAACGCCTGGCACTTCTTCGCCCTGTACGCCAACACCGCTGATGGCGGCAGGGGATACCAGGCGAAGACGGTGAGGGCAGAGGACGTCGAGAACCCCCTGGACCACTACATCCTCGCCGCCGCCGGGGACCTGGTCCGTGAGGTCACTGAGGCGCTGGATGAGTTCGCGATCGCGGAGGCGGCGGAGGCGCTGCGCCGGTTCGCGGAGACCCTGACCAACTGGTACATCCGTCGCTCCCGTGCACGGTTCTACGCGGAGGACCGCACCGCCTATGATGTGCTCTGCACCGTCTTGGAGACCTTCACCAGGGTGGCGGCGCCGATGCTGCCGCTGGTGTCTGAGGAGATCTGGCGCGGCCTGACCGGCGGGCGCTCCGTGCACCTGACGGACTGGCCCAACCCGGAGGACTATCTGCGGGACGAGCAGGCCGTGGAGCGCATGGAGCGCACCCGCGCGATCACCTCTGCCGGCTCCGCGCTGCGCAAGCAGGCGAAGATCCGGGTGCGCCAGCCGCTGAAGAGGCTCACCGTGGTGGTGCCCGGTGCCGATCAGCTCTCAGGCACCTATCAGGAGATCATCGCCGAGGAGCTGAATCTGAAGGCTGTGGATCTGCTGGAGGCCGCCGAGACCGAGGAGTCCGACTTCGGGATCGGCCGGCAGCTGGTGGTCAACGCGCGCGCCGCCGGGCCCCGCCTGGGCAAGGATGTTCAGCACGCCATCAAGGGTGCGAAGTCCGGTGACTGGTCTGTGCAGGACGGTGCGGTGACTGCCGGCGGGCTGCAGCTGCAGGAAGGCGAGTACGAGCTGACCACCACGGTTTCCGAAGAGGCGGGGGACAGGACGGTCACCACCCTCGACGCCGGTTTCCTGGTGCTGGACACTGAGCTGACCGACGAGCTGGTCGCCGAGGGAACCGCCCGTGACGTGATCCGCATCGTTCAGGCGGCCCGCAAGGATGCCGGCCTGAACGTCTCAGACCGGATCCGCACCGTGCTCGTCGCCGCCCCAGAGATCATCTCTGCGGTGGATGAGCACGCGGAGCTGGTCACCGAGGACACCCTCACCGTGGATCTTGACCTGGTGGAGGACCCGGCCGCCGAGGAGCCGAAAGCCGACGTCGTCGTAGTGGAGAGCAGCTGA